A window of Glycine soja cultivar W05 chromosome 13, ASM419377v2, whole genome shotgun sequence genomic DNA:
CATTACACATTACTCTTGCTTAAGATTCCATTACACAAGAATTTctatttgatttcaatcatATTTCAGAGTAGCTTGAGACAGCTATATGCTACTTATTGTGAGCTTTGTGTGTGTGATAAAAACACATTCCTAGTCTTGTGATTTGCATGCATGAAGTATCCACCCTCCTTAGGGAAGTTATAGCATAATGATAAAACAGATATAAGCAAGATATGAAGGGAACTCATATAGGAAATTGAAACGAATGTGTGCTCATATCGCTTTCCACCGAACGGTATAAGACACTTGTATAGTTATTGGCTTCCCCATTAGGGATCTTTGCTTCATTGGAATGATCATCTGGAGTTTTGTCCAACACTACTTCATTAGTGCCAATGTCTTctgaattttctattttcacgAGGTCAACAACCTCCCCAACTGAACCAGCAGTTTCATGTGATGTTTTCTTATGGTCATGCCCCCTAACCGAATCCGCGGTTTCACTTGATGAATCCGATGACACAGAGTGTCTTTCCATGTCCACATTTTTGTCTTTAGCAGGCACCTCTTGAACAGGTGGCAGTGTTGCAGGCATGCTGGGCAAATCACTAGTCCTAGGCAATTCCCCAGATTTGTTGTTGAATGGAAAAGCATAATCCCTCGAGAAACTGTTGTTTCCTAAGTGTATGCTGAATACTGATTCATTTGAGGCTACACTCCATTCCATAGGACTTGTAGGTTTATTAAATATAGAAGAGGGGATTCTGTTTGGATCATACTCAGGAGAACTCAAAAACTGAACTGGGGGAGATTGGGTTACTGATCCTCCTTGAAAGCTCCACACAGGAGAGCCATAGGAACCATACTTGGAATCAACATTGTCTATGCTATTGTCATTGTCAGTATCATCTGAATCTAATGAGCATTCAGATGAAACTGAAGAACTTGAATGCTTGTGATTGGGATAATCATCATCCTCAGGAAGATCAAAATGCACTTTTAGTTTCTTACCACTTCCTCTCTTGCTCTCATAATTCAAGAAGGCCATCAGTTTTGGAACTTTACAAAAGCAAGACAAGTAGCACTTTTAGACCACAAGTGTAACAAAATTTCTTGCCATCTTGCATACAACTTTGGTAATAGAATTGACAAGCTTTTGTAGCAGATGATTTTTTGCCTCTAAGAGAATTTTAATATAGGCCTTGCACATAAGAACTACAACACATTACATGCACCCTTCCCTTTTATAAGAAGAGATTATTTGCATCATTAGCATACAACATACGATCttcttgtaaaataataaataaatacatttttcttaTTGTACAATCGCCAAATGAAATATCGGGGAAAACCTACAAAACTTActcaaattttaagaattaattctGGAAACCCTGTAGTTTTAATTTACAATGATCCTTCAGTCAAATAATTGGTGCAAGATGAGGTTTATTATGAGATTAATAAGTTTTGCACAATTCAGGAGatggaaaataataaagaaaattaagatgaaaatctaaaaaaaacagGGAGAAGCTAGGTTTTGGGGTAAATGGGTTTGTCTATGGAGAAACACAGAAAAGTTTGACAATGCAATGAAGATAAAGAAAGGCAAGGAGAGGATCTCGGGAACTACTCCGTTAATGTACAgagtgattaattaattatgccaTAAGAACTCAACCAACTTTGGTAGTCGTTAGGCCTTAGATGGTTAATGCCTAATGAAAATGTTCTATTAAACTATCGAAGgattatattaaaacaaaatattattttcattagctTTGCACgatttctataattttaaagtgttgtaattttaatatttatttcaaaagattttttttaaaaaaaaaattaattaaatggacagttatgacatttaaattcaaaatctaaaatttaaatttcttattaatgccaataaaaatagaaattaagagGGGGGCAATGGCAATGATTTTGAACTTGATTTTAAAAGGAGATGAGGTCAATTATTTTCTTACTTCTCTATCCTTCTATTAAGTTTTCTCTCCCTTTACTCTTGggtcaattatttttctttgcgaGTTCTATAATCTTAGCTCTGCTAAGATGTTCCTATTGTATCTTTTGAGATTTGCGTGGGACATCACGGATAAACCTTTTAGGTAAGTGACTGTCACGCTTTAGGAAATTTAATCGTGTTCGTGATTTTTGACTTCAGCAACAACCCCTCGCCACTAACTGCAATATTTATATCATGGCTTAAGCAACAAAACCTGTCAATAATGCCGACGCTTCCAACCCCTCGCCACTAACTGCAACCTTTTCCAAGCCATTGTCCAACGTCTCAAAAATTGAGGTCTTCACTGGCCAAAACTTCTGTCGCTGGTAGGAATGCGCTCATACCTTGCTAGACATGCATGGAGTTGTCTTTGCTCTTTCCACTCCCAAACCTGATGTCGCTGATGATGCCAGTCAACTTCAACAATGGGTTCAAGTTAATAAGGTATGT
This region includes:
- the LOC114381624 gene encoding uncharacterized protein LOC114381624, which translates into the protein MAFLNYESKRGSGKKLKVHFDLPEDDDYPNHKHSSSSVSSECSLDSDDTDNDNSIDNVDSKYGSYGSPVWSFQGGSVTQSPPVQFLSSPEYDPNRIPSSIFNKPTSPMEWSVASNESVFSIHLGNNSFSRDYAFPFNNKSGELPRTSDLPSMPATLPPVQEVPAKDKNVDMERHSVSSDSSSETADSVRGHDHKKTSHETAGSVGEVVDLVKIENSEDIGTNEVVLDKTPDDHSNEAKIPNGEANNYTSVLYRSIAEGGRTSSSTVESEKQEKSEKHEQQPEKPQQPRSPKTEKSPKQSGKSWCFSCSCSPCF